From Actinopolymorpha cephalotaxi, one genomic window encodes:
- a CDS encoding metallophosphoesterase — protein MLRTAVVVFAAAGLAALPQAGWSSTSALGPGAAPELNPVDGAFMAGTRTLAATPTVADEDVVSLTVDGRELEAEQTVGVSHLRFDVGTNSVDIAFGNYLTVNGHRIDQPQTWALERADLEVPNEYLVSGENVVEIVVGTTPTATCDANYDDFVMSDFALELLGETADGERNEFTYDFGDGDCGSQQGKLLRAELTFTVSGDPRRTTGLAAEWDTTSVGNGKHAITAATTAGGTVTHTVTVNNAPSGAPNVAPVDGTMTNGTQPVFASLPAEGTGDVASLTVDGKNPSTSPNLGSGTATLSFDVGSNSIEDRSDNFLLVNGKRIDLGGDWVGTQVNAAVPARWLVPGENVIKVVTGDINATCGINRDDFTISNLELSLEGATITGHDIAGTYAMGDGNCGSNTVLLREAELHYTIDAPAVHVEKTLGSGEAMLTFTVGSNSIDDAFLNTVRVNGMERLIGGDFVNERVDLPIPNEWLTPGMNTIDVVTGTPATGCNRDDFAISAISLTPARGTATGQMIKQTYNMGDGNCGSNHNLLAEIDLNFLVDGPAGGLRADVDTTKLADGNHTIAGTSGAGQVATRLLVTDNTAPVVAASTPEAGRRITSSVPLGVQVQDPSSVRSGPDVTLDGDPIQVGDLVGPGLSAGDHTLAVTASDSLGNKATREVVFTSAAIPDVPAEISPASGATGQPRTVKLSARVSEPDGGAVTATFSQAKILPASMGWQGKSDAVPTTLSVPGESNIGDTRALAPGDGAMIDAPTAGGVTFQRFDIPIQGHVDAPVLRWEGVIDPERLARLWAWNTQTSSWDPLARSRGALRGNTVLTATVTDRYVDVQRVHVMVTGEDPFADDIDSGAGDRFKDPADYDFAIVHMSDTQYLSEGATLPAHSAAERAVWEKAYGDIPRWIRDNAAARKIAYVANTGDITNNNLAQPTTPEKQQQAIREFELSSRLQKILDDTDVPNGLLAGNHDNWYGHETGPNATYNQYYGPARYAAASQNWKNGAYGGPWREGDNENHYDLFSAGGRDFVVVALSYGINKEEARWADSIFKRYPDRNGILLSHDYLNASIQRDGRTGQFADPDGSSLFKQIVQPNPNVFLILAGHVHGVATNVKPQVGQVVGNGVVELMADYQSYSVTAGRVGLTEVGGYNPTDPLNFGASFMRLLQIDVDRAELKVSTYSPFLNDFGATEFDPGLRYDGHEDNMVLPIDLNSRTTTFKSDVLALYTPTELIGQTSVPSGEVASVTWAKLGPATPYAWIVTARSTSGGITASQPSVFVTADVNGGPGPWGPDAPLFPYFPERSKTAPTER, from the coding sequence GTGCTGCGGACCGCGGTGGTGGTGTTCGCCGCCGCGGGTCTGGCAGCGCTTCCGCAGGCGGGCTGGTCATCTACAAGTGCACTTGGACCGGGAGCCGCGCCCGAGCTCAACCCGGTCGATGGGGCGTTCATGGCCGGCACCCGGACACTGGCGGCGACGCCGACGGTTGCCGACGAGGACGTGGTGAGCCTGACCGTGGACGGCCGCGAGCTCGAAGCCGAACAGACCGTAGGTGTTTCGCACCTGCGCTTCGACGTCGGCACCAACTCCGTGGACATCGCCTTCGGCAACTACCTCACGGTCAACGGTCATCGGATCGACCAGCCACAGACCTGGGCGCTGGAGCGAGCCGACCTCGAGGTCCCCAACGAGTATCTCGTCAGCGGCGAGAATGTGGTCGAGATCGTCGTCGGCACGACCCCGACCGCGACATGCGACGCCAACTACGACGACTTCGTGATGTCCGACTTCGCGCTCGAACTGCTGGGCGAGACCGCCGACGGTGAGCGGAACGAGTTCACCTACGACTTCGGCGACGGCGACTGCGGTTCCCAACAGGGCAAGCTCCTCCGCGCGGAACTGACCTTCACCGTCTCGGGTGACCCGAGGCGTACGACGGGGCTCGCAGCTGAATGGGACACCACGTCGGTCGGCAACGGGAAGCACGCCATCACCGCGGCGACGACGGCCGGCGGCACGGTCACGCACACCGTCACGGTGAACAACGCCCCCAGCGGTGCGCCGAACGTGGCACCGGTGGACGGCACCATGACCAACGGCACGCAGCCGGTGTTCGCATCGCTTCCCGCCGAGGGCACCGGCGACGTGGCCTCACTGACCGTCGACGGCAAGAACCCATCGACCTCACCGAACCTCGGCAGCGGCACCGCCACGTTGAGCTTCGACGTGGGGTCCAACTCCATCGAGGACAGGTCCGACAACTTCCTGCTGGTCAACGGCAAGCGCATCGACCTGGGTGGCGACTGGGTCGGCACCCAGGTCAACGCCGCTGTACCCGCGCGCTGGCTCGTACCCGGCGAGAACGTGATCAAGGTCGTCACGGGCGACATCAACGCCACCTGTGGAATCAACCGCGACGACTTCACCATCTCCAACCTGGAGCTGTCCCTCGAGGGCGCCACGATCACCGGCCACGACATCGCTGGAACCTATGCGATGGGCGACGGCAACTGCGGCTCCAACACGGTCCTGCTCCGTGAGGCCGAGCTGCACTACACGATCGACGCGCCCGCCGTTCACGTCGAGAAGACCCTCGGGTCGGGTGAGGCGATGCTCACCTTCACCGTGGGGTCGAACTCGATCGACGACGCGTTCCTCAACACGGTGCGCGTGAACGGTATGGAGAGGCTGATCGGCGGTGACTTCGTCAACGAGCGCGTCGACCTGCCGATCCCCAACGAGTGGCTCACCCCGGGCATGAACACGATCGACGTCGTCACCGGCACACCCGCGACCGGCTGCAACCGGGACGACTTCGCGATCTCGGCCATCTCGCTCACGCCGGCTCGGGGCACCGCCACCGGCCAGATGATCAAGCAGACGTACAACATGGGTGACGGCAACTGCGGGTCCAACCACAACTTGCTGGCAGAGATCGACCTCAACTTCCTCGTCGACGGACCGGCCGGTGGCCTACGGGCCGACGTCGACACCACCAAGCTGGCCGACGGGAACCACACCATCGCCGGGACGTCGGGTGCCGGCCAGGTCGCCACTCGGCTGCTGGTGACGGACAACACCGCCCCCGTCGTTGCGGCCAGCACACCTGAAGCGGGCCGGCGGATCACCTCGTCCGTCCCGCTCGGTGTGCAGGTGCAGGACCCCTCCTCCGTCCGCTCCGGCCCGGACGTCACCCTGGACGGCGACCCCATCCAGGTCGGCGACCTGGTCGGACCCGGGCTGTCCGCCGGCGACCACACCCTTGCGGTGACCGCGAGCGACTCTCTGGGCAACAAGGCCACGCGCGAGGTGGTCTTCACCTCCGCCGCGATTCCCGACGTCCCGGCCGAGATCTCGCCGGCGTCGGGCGCGACCGGGCAGCCCCGCACGGTGAAGCTGTCGGCAAGGGTCTCCGAGCCGGACGGCGGCGCGGTCACCGCGACGTTCTCGCAGGCGAAGATCCTCCCCGCGAGCATGGGCTGGCAGGGCAAGAGCGACGCCGTGCCGACGACCCTGAGTGTTCCCGGTGAGTCGAACATCGGCGACACCAGGGCTCTGGCGCCCGGCGACGGCGCCATGATCGACGCCCCCACCGCAGGGGGCGTCACCTTCCAACGGTTCGACATCCCGATCCAGGGTCACGTCGACGCTCCCGTGCTGCGGTGGGAGGGTGTCATCGACCCGGAGCGACTGGCGAGGTTGTGGGCGTGGAACACTCAGACGTCCTCGTGGGACCCACTCGCCCGTAGCCGTGGTGCTCTCAGGGGCAACACGGTGCTGACCGCCACCGTCACCGACCGGTACGTCGACGTTCAGCGGGTGCACGTGATGGTCACCGGGGAGGACCCGTTCGCCGACGACATCGATTCCGGAGCCGGGGACCGCTTCAAGGATCCCGCGGACTACGACTTCGCCATCGTCCACATGAGCGACACCCAGTACCTGTCAGAAGGCGCCACGCTGCCGGCGCACTCGGCGGCCGAGCGTGCGGTGTGGGAGAAGGCGTACGGCGACATCCCCCGTTGGATCAGGGACAATGCCGCTGCGCGGAAGATCGCCTATGTCGCAAACACCGGCGACATCACCAACAATAACCTCGCCCAGCCGACCACGCCCGAGAAGCAACAGCAGGCGATCCGGGAGTTCGAGCTGTCCAGCCGCCTGCAGAAGATCCTCGACGACACCGACGTCCCGAACGGCCTGCTCGCCGGCAACCACGACAACTGGTACGGCCACGAGACCGGCCCCAACGCCACCTACAACCAGTACTACGGTCCCGCCCGGTACGCAGCAGCCAGCCAGAACTGGAAGAACGGTGCGTACGGCGGCCCGTGGCGCGAGGGCGACAACGAGAACCACTACGACCTGTTCTCCGCGGGCGGTCGTGACTTCGTGGTCGTCGCCTTGTCGTACGGCATCAACAAGGAGGAGGCCAGGTGGGCCGACTCCATCTTCAAGCGGTACCCGGACCGCAACGGGATCCTGCTGTCCCACGACTACCTGAACGCGAGCATCCAACGTGACGGGCGCACCGGCCAGTTCGCCGACCCCGACGGCTCGTCGCTCTTCAAGCAGATCGTCCAGCCCAACCCCAACGTGTTCCTCATCCTCGCCGGCCACGTCCATGGAGTCGCCACCAACGTCAAGCCACAGGTCGGCCAGGTGGTCGGCAACGGCGTCGTCGAACTGATGGCCGACTACCAGTCCTACAGCGTGACGGCAGGCCGGGTCGGTCTCACCGAGGTCGGCGGCTACAACCCCACCGACCCGCTCAACTTCGGCGCGAGCTTCATGCGGTTGCTACAGATCGACGTGGATCGCGCCGAGTTGAAGGTGAGCACCTACTCGCCGTTCCTGAACGACTTCGGCGCCACCGAGTTCGACCCCGGCCTCCGCTACGACGGGCACGAGGACAACATGGTGCTTCCGATCGATCTGAACAGCCGGACCACCACGTTCAAGTCCGATGTGCTGGCGCTCTACACGCCGACGGAACTGATCGGCCAGACGTCGGTGCCCTCCGGCGAGGTGGCGTCGGTGACCTGGGCGAAACTCGGGCCGGCCACCCCGTACGCCTGGATCGTGACGGCACGCTCGACCAGCGGCGGCATCACCGCGTCCCAGCCGAGCGTCTTCGTCACAGCCGACGTCAATGGCGGCCCCGGACCATGGGGGCCCGACGCTCCGCTCTTCCCCTACTTCCCAGAGCGGTCCAAGACCGCGCCAACCGAACGATGA